The following DNA comes from Miscanthus floridulus cultivar M001 chromosome 5, ASM1932011v1, whole genome shotgun sequence.
CCTCAGATTTGAGTGCACAAAGACCAAATCTTCAGCACGCTCTGGAGTTAAGGCATTTCTCTTGACACTATGGACAAAGCTATATGTGCTCCAGTTTCTTTCACAGCAAGAAGATGAGGCTGGCTGGCTAAGCAATTTCATGGCCAAACTCATCAATAAGGGAGCAGATTGTCCATGATTTGTCCACCAAGTCATAGGGGAAACAGCCCATCTATCATGGATTGAGTCAGGATCATTAAATTCTTCTGAACAACTAGAGAACCTTGAGTACTCTTCTTTTACTTTAGACAATTCTTCTGGCATGGGAAAGAACTTCTTGAAGCAAACCATCCTCATTTTTTATACCTCTTTATCCTTGTGGGGTGGTTCACGGCCAGGACCTTCTTCAATCCACTTTTTGCTATAATATCTGCAATTGGCAATGATGATTTTAGTGAATGAAAAAAATCTGTACTGACCATTCAAGTCAATGAAAAAATCAGAATGGCAATTTGTACCTTGGATTAAGTGAATGAGCTATACAATGAAGTGGATTATTTCCTTTTGTCCACCTAGCAATCAATATGTCATAAATGACCGAGTACAGACTTGACTCCTCATCTTCTTGCTTGCCCTCATATCGATATATGACTTTCTTCACTTTCTCTATCATTGAATCCCACATCTCATAAACTAAGTGAAGACATGGTGTGTCGGTGTCTGTCATACGAATCATTTCATAAATAGGAGTAGTAATCTTAAGAATGTAGTCCACCTTGTCCCACCATACATCACTAAGTATCAAGTCCTTGACAATTTGGGCTGTTGGAGTTGGAGAATCATCTCTGACTTCTCGGTACACACTCCATTTGTCACTAATCACCATTTGTTGGAGGGCTGTTTTTACCTCAACAAATCGCTTCAACATACAAACAACAGAGGCAAATCTTGTTTCAGCAATAGAAAGTAACTTCAAAGGGCTGAACTCATTGAACATTGAAAGCCGCATGCCATGATTCATTATGAAATTCTTTATCATAGCAGCCTCAGTTTTAACATCATACATAAATTCAAGTTCCCCCCAAGCAAATAGTTCTTCATCAGAGGGGTTGTTTCCTATTTTAGGTTCACATATACTTTTCAGCGCAAGATTGAGGGTATGCACAACACATGGTGTCCAAAATATGTTATCATACTCAGATTCTATTATGAGACCAGCACCTTTGCAATTTGCAGCATTGTCTGTAATAATTTGTACTACATTATGTCGACCTACTTCTTCAATTATACCCTTCAACTTCTCAGCAATGTATTCTTTTGATTTGTACTGACCTTCACAATTATCAGCCCTCAAGAACATAGGTGCCTTGTCAGAAACAGCAACAAAATTGATGATTGGTCGCCTCTGAGGATCTGACCAACCATCAGAGCAGATTGTGACTCCCTTCTCTGCCCATGTGCTCTTTGTGCTCTCCAACAAAGTCTCTATGTGCCTCCTTTCTTGCTTCAGAAGCCCCTCCCTAACTCTGTTGTAACCAGGAATCACATAACCTTGCATGTTGCGGCTGCAAGCAAAGGTAAAGGCTTCTCGAAGATATGGATTTCTCAGAAAATTAAAAGATACCCCTCCAgaataaattgctctactaatTAAAGCATCCAAGTGCTTACGGTCTTCTAATGCCCAAGCTTTTTCCAATGCAGAAACAGGCCCCCTCTTGTTCCTCTTGTTGCAGTCAGCAGTATTGCTTGAGGAAGGAGCAATAGGCAAAGAAACAGTTCTTGACTTGGATCTTTCCACCAGATTCTTGCACCTTTCAATTTCCTTCCTCATTCCACTAAGCATTTCATATGTAACATTAGGACATTTACCTATTCCCTTTCCTCCCTTCTGCAGCAAATGAGCTTCAACTCTAGTGTAACTACTCAGTTTTTGCATTGGACAGTACTTGCAGCGCCACATAGCATTTCCCCCACCAGTTCTAGGCTTCTCCAGAATGGTTACATGATCCCAAAGTGGAGCCTTGATGTCAGTTGTGTTTGTGGCTGCAGATCCAACACTACCACTAGCACTTGCACTAGCACCGCTCATATTTGGAGACGCCATCTACTGCGTACAAGCAATCAAGCAACAAGAACTCACTAACTGGACTGCAGAAATAGAAATGTAGCATGAACTGAGGAAGTGGTGGTTCGATCATGTTATGTAGATACATCTTAGTCCTAACTATACCTCTCCCTGTCCCAGGAAGAATACATCATGGAATTGTGGTGATGAGGGGAGGAATGGACACCGGATGGTGAGTACTGGAAGAAAGGGGGCGGTGGGATCCTCTCATCCATGTCCCCCAACTACAAGGACACCAAGAATTCAAAAGAAAACTGCAAGATTGAATCTTCAAGCCTAACTAGGGGATGTCTGCGGCCTCCTATACGGAATCCAAGGAAATCTAAAAGGACAGAAAGGTGCCAATGACCAAGGAGCAAGTATAGCCTCCTAAGGGTTTCACTTCCAATGAAATCCAGTTGATTTACTTACAAAAGGGACTCCAATATTAAGTTTTATTGTACACGACATAGAATAGATCGAGAATGGGGAGAGGAAGAAAAAGAGGAGATCGAGAACGAGGAAGGGGATGAACTCACGGAGGCTCGTCGCCGGGGATCCACGTCGCAGGGGCAGAAACTCGTCGCTGGCAACCGGCGAGCAGGGACAgaggctcgtcgccggcgagcggAGGCAGAGGCTCGTCGCCGGGGATCCACGTCGCAAGGGCGAAAACTCGTCGCTGGCGAGTGGCGACCGGCGAGCAGGGACGGAGGCTTGTCGCCGGCGAGCGGAGGcggaggctcgtcgccggtggccggCGGGCGGCGAGCAGGGGATGCGCCGTCACCGCGCGGGGTCGCGGTCGTGCGGGAGTGCGGTCTGGCTAGGGCGTCGGGGAGAGGATATGCGGCTGTTATTTGGGCCGGGCCGTATCCCATAAGGCCGATACGTATCAGCCCACGTATCCGATATTCGCGAAAATAATTAAAATTCGGATACTCTGCCGATACGTATCCTTGGCGTATCGgacacgtatccgtatccgatACGTATCGCATACGCGATATGCGCCTTCCTGGACGTATCCGTGTAACATAGTACCCAGGTGTGCCTCTCATTCTTGTGATCACTTGGCTCTTATCCCTATCAATGAGCTTGCATAGTCCAAAATCTGAAAGTTTGGCATTGAAGTTTTCATCTAACAGGATATTTTGTGGTTTGACATCCAAGTGAGCAATCCTCTTGGAGCACTCCTCATGTAGATAAGATAGACCCTTCGCAATGTGAGTAATAACTTGGCGTCTAGTTTTCCAATCAAGAGAGGGAGCATCATTCTCATGTGAGTGATAGATCCACCTGTCCAAGGACCCTTTGGGCATATACTCATACACCAAAAGCCTATGTGATTTCTCTGCACAGAAACCTATCAGCCTGACCAGATGGATGTGATGAATGCTCCCAATTGTCTGAACCTCCGCTAAAAATTCTCTCTTACCCTGACCAGATCGCTCCAAACGTTTAACCGCAATTTTTTCTTCATTGTATTGCCCCTCAAAAATAGACCCAAATCCTCCTTCCCCAAGCTTGTATCTGAATTGGTCTGTTGCTTCTTGTAGCTGCTGAAATGTGAACCTTATTGGCATTCCTGGCAGCTCCCCGAACTCTTCAACCCCTTCTTCCATCTCCCAGTGTTGCCTTGCTCTCAGTTTATAGgcgatgaatgcaatggatacaATGAGTACAATCAAACTGCCTATGGAACCTATAACAATACCAAAAACTCTGTTTGTTGTAAAGGATGAGTGATTCCTTCGTGTTGGCCCAGTAACATTAGGTGCAGGATGATTTGTAGCTGGAGGCGAAGCTGAAATATCGATTGGGGGACAGAAGACGACCTGGTAGTTGGTGCCCGATGGGCAAGTGAAGGTAGTACTGGAGTCATCATCCCTGGAATAGCTGTATGCATCGGGGCACCCCCGCACGAAGAACACCGAGTAGGTAGTGGGTTCACAAGTGTTAGTGTTGTTCCCTGTGCAGCAGAATTTGTCTTGTTTGAACACTGTACACGCACTGTTgcagcccccgggtgccttcagATCACTTGGGCACTCGGCTGTGATGTTTCTTACGCAGCGAGGGCCCCTGCTGCATGCTTGCCCTCCCCCTGTGTTTTCTTGCACCGGCAGGAAGTCCATTGGCACGTTGAAGCCGTCGACAAGGGAGATGTCAAAGAAATCTGTACCTCCTCCGATGGAGAACTCGGCAAGAGTACAGGGCGGCTGACCGTAGCCTGTGCAGGCCAGCACACCGCCACAGTCTCCTGTCTGGCACGACCCGTTGCCAGCGCTGTCAAATGAGCAATTCGTGCGCGGCCACACACGCCCGGTAGTGGTGCTGGCCGGCATGTTGAGGGTCCAGGACTCCCCAGGGTCGAGCTGCATGCCACCGCCTGGCACAGCAGCTGGCCATATTGTGTAGGAGCATCGGTTGCTGATGCTCAAGGTGATGGCGCTGCCGATTGGTAGGAGTAGGAAGAGAGGCAGGAGGTGGAGAGTCCTGGAAGAACTCAGCACTGTCATCTTGTCTTGTGTTGTGCGTTGTTTGCATTAAGCTTCTTGGATTGGATTCTGGGTTGTAGCATGGATCCTGTGGCATAGCAGAAGCAAAAGAAAACTCGAAGGCGACAGCATAAACAAATATAGTCTAACGTTTGCGTGTTGAATCGTTCAGGCATACTCTGTCAACACACTGGACAACTAGAAGACGCCATTGGaaacttttctttttcctttttgacTAATCACAGCACAGACGCACAGACGCCATTGGAAACAGTTTTACTTGTTTCATCATTAGTCATATGCACCTGCGAGTTGTTGAGTAATATTTTGTTCCTCAGCAGCAAAATGTTATGAAATTGTGCAGCAAATCATGCCAATATCAGTGTTTATTGCATGATAATTAATAATTACTCCTATAACACATTCACGTCAGCAGATGATGTAACTTTTTTCAATCCTCTAAACTGCTGCTCTATTCCTTTCAGGGACAATTCAGACCACTTGCCACTCTAGGCAAGCCGACTACTATATATATTTCAGACAGCAGCTGACCATATGGTGTAGGAGCATTGGTTGCTGATGCTGAAGGTGATGGTGTACTGTTGCTGACTGGTAGGAGTAGGAAGATAGGCAGGAGGTGGAGAGTCCTGGAAGAACTCAGCACTGTCATTTTGTGTTATGCGTTTTGCATTGAGCTACTTGGATTGCATTTTGGGTCGTAGGATGCTACCTGTGGCAGAGCGGAAGCAAAAGAAAAATCTAAGGAGATAGAGTAAACAAGTATAGTCGAAGGTTTGCCGTGTTGAATCTTTCAGTGGTGTACAGTGAACCACGTAGCACACTGGACTGGAGAAATAAAAGATGCCATTGGAAACAGTTTGACAAGGCTGGAACTTCATTGTTCAACTTCTGTGCGCATAAATCGATCACCATACTGCATCGCAGCGTCGCCGCAGCACGTGGGCGTCTCTGAACTCTACATTTTTTTTTAATCAAGCATGGAACTGTGTACCGCGACAAACAGCCAGAGAGGCTCTTGATTTTGTGGTGGCCATCGCAGTTACAGTAGACTGCCGGGCTGAGATCCTAACGCTCAGGTTTTCTACGAACAGGGGAGATGCATGAATGCATGATAGTACTGTACGTGCTCAATTCCTGGCCGGAGATCGATGCTTGGGGCCTTTTGATTTATGCTAAACAGCTGCTAAGATAATCACATTATACTGCCTCCTGTTGATTTTTGTttccaagattttttttttttgagaatttttgTTTCCAAGCATTACCTGGCGAGCAAACGAACACTGTAAAAATATTCATGTGCTGCACTGTTGCAGGCTTGCATCCTTCCAGTTCGTAGTCGGCCCACTCTGGTGGACTGCACTAGGCTATCAGAAAAAGTCCACGTTACCTCCTCAACTTTCGCGAAAGTCCGTTTTTTCTTCCTGAACTTCAAAACCGGgcaaaacacctccctcaacttttaaaactatTCATCTTACCTCCTGACCCTGTTATCAGCAGTTTTGAaagcggttttgtctttttcttttttatttatttcggctgaatctttaaaaaatcatagtaaaacacagaaaaatcataaaatcgaaaatccaatttttttttggactccacatgagtagatctacacagtgaatatataatacagtatgctttagtacaaagtttttgttgtggctttagatctatgcttttctataattaattagaataattcatagctgcagtttctatggtccaattgtgatgaaatttttatggtgggctaattattgtattaTTGAACTATAGTACGTGAACTGGCTAGTGTTGTCAAGGCAAGAGATGGGACCAGCAATGCTGGCCGGATCACTTGGTATGAACTCTGCTGAACAACTCACTAAGGTTGCATCATCCCCATAAGGGCTATACACATCAGTTGATAGGTTGGTGGAGATGATCTTCTGAAAAGGGCACTTGGATTCTGCAAGTGGGACAATGATTATAGTACTGACCCTATACCCGATGGCAATTACCTTGCATAAGCCAAGATTTGGGTGAACCAGGATGGTATCTGCTTTCGAGCACACTAACTCCATGCCGGGTGCACCACATGATAGAGGGCTGGTTACAAGGCGGAATGGAAATCGGATCTCTGGCCCTCCTTCGCTGCAACTGGATGCTGGGCACTTTTGGaagaagctttcatcactgctTGCTGTGGCCATCGTGATTCCATAGTTGAGAGATGAGAGCACCAAAGCTACAGCAAACAAATTAGACATTTGTGTGGCAGAAGAATGGCAGCAACCAGCAGGCAAAGCAAGGTTGCATCTACAAGATTTAGAATCAATGACCCTCAATTATTTGTCGTGATGGCCCCACAACTGTGGTGGAAGAATTCTAGCTTTGCGGCTTCGTGAAGTGGACTTTCTGGGATATTTCTTGTATAGTGCTGCACTATAGTCATCATTTCCACGCTACGACCATTGACCGGAACGGATTAGTCAACATATAGTTTGACTACTTATTTGACAACCATGTTAAACTTAATGAGTACAAATTAGGAAGCAAAGTAAAAGTTGGAGCTTTGGTGGGCTGCAAAAGGACTCATCCCAAAGCATCGGTGGGCTAGCtcatataactataagttgcttCAGCAACATGAGTTCCTTACATCtgggaagaaaaaaaaatctcaatGAGAACTGAGAAGAGCAGAGGTTGAAGCATGTTTGCAACAAATGAAGGTAGAAGGCAAAGATACGAAGATATGGTTGCAAAAGTGAGTTTCCTTGAAATGATAGAAGAAAATCGTTGATAAATCTTCTATGGTCATCGATTGACACATGACGTAGGTGGAAAAATTCTAACTTTTATTCCTTGCATTGTGTGCATCACAGGGATTTCCTATAAGTGGAAGTCCACATCAGCTTGACTAACAGATAGGATGCCAGGCCTGACTTCTCTTCCTCTTCCCTCCTGTACTGGTCGAGCCACAGATAATTAACCTCCACCTTTACTCTTGCTTCAACTTTCTTGTCTAATCTTGCATTTGCTAAGCTTCAATGGTTAGCTCTCATGCATTTCTTCTCCCCCTGCAAGCATTAGCCATGATTTCCACACTTATAACAAACACTGAAGCGATAGCTACTCAAGGGCAAGCCTTTTGCCCTTCTTTCTCCTGTGGGCATCTTCAAGACATTCGATCTCCATTCCGTATGCAAGGTGATCCACAAGGTTGTGGTTTTCCAGAATACGAGCTGGTTTGTATTGATAGCAAGGCTATAATTCACATCAATAATGGACGATACTTTGTGACTAGCATCTCctattgcgaacacaaggttgacaagtacccttgtgtgttcgttttatgatgagtgattgtcaatgtgatccacgaagtgggttgagtggtgactaaccctaccatggcgaaagctatgtgtgcgacatgtcttttggcttgtgttgtgcaagtgtggagctcggatgcggtggtcgacggcgaggtgaaggtcaaggaggacgtgccgtgccgacagaccgggagcggtgaaggacggacgtgaggcttggaccgagggacccagaggccgggtgactagccgcagtggctgacacttgggacatcgacaagtgcaagaagacatggagtgacggtgttgaccgggtcaagacgacggacgcgtgagtcgagcgaggctcaggaggacttggcaggccggccggtcgaggacggcggtgacacgcgtcggatggtcggggacgcgtatggagtatgctacccgcggacggtttgatggtttgggtctcaaaaccatcggatggacggtttacgggtttgggcctcaaaacccaggcggaggttccgaggagggacggacggcatgtggtggcat
Coding sequences within:
- the LOC136454405 gene encoding rust resistance kinase Lr10-like: MSNLFAVALVLSSLNYGITMATASSDESFFQKCPASSCSEGGPEIRFPFRLVTSPLSCGAPGMELVCSKADTILVHPNLGLCKVIAIGYRVSTIIIVPLAESKCPFQKIISTNLSTDVYSPYGDDATLVSCSAEFIPSDPASIAGPISCLDNTSQFTYYMLSSSRTLHLLPIFLLLPVSNSTPSPSASATNAPTPYGQLLSEIYIVVGLPRVASGLNCP